A region of Catenibacterium mitsuokai DNA encodes the following proteins:
- the recN gene encoding DNA repair protein RecN, producing the protein MLKSLFISSFVIIDQTQVDFEEGMTALTGETGAGKSIIINALEQLCGARASSSLVRKGAKKAVIEGVFDMNDHIGLILDKLNIEADDDLIITKEIMDNGRSTIKINYRTVTNSALKQIAPCLLDIHSQYQTQEIFNVKNHLKILQSFMNHQDDALLSEYQKHYFEYKKISQKIKKLEQEDLSDERIEYYQKQYDELKDFEYTDEIIDSLEDELTMMKNYESMHGYMTAFNEAMSERQGALSRINDALSALGHMSDNETFSSLYDEFYNEYYSMQDIVDRIETAFDSIDFDEYRFNELQEELFTIHRLQRKYGYSCDDIYQAQTDLKEKLDASLNREDVLADLNNQKEHAYQDAYMIAEKLTALRNEQGIIFVDALEKELQDLYLPNAKLKVDIQECDLNDVGKDDITFVVSMNKGQVFTPLNETASGGEISRLMLAIKTITMSKTDINTLVFDEIDTGVSGKVADAIGQKMHSIALNNQVLCITHLPQVAIHADYHYAIKKQTQDEETYSSLAVLNEDERIEEIAKMLSGDVITPEAIENAKRLLQG; encoded by the coding sequence ATGTTGAAAAGTCTTTTTATCTCTTCTTTTGTCATTATTGATCAAACACAAGTAGACTTTGAAGAAGGCATGACAGCCTTGACTGGGGAAACAGGTGCAGGTAAATCTATTATTATCAATGCACTTGAACAGCTATGTGGTGCAAGAGCATCTTCTTCACTTGTAAGAAAAGGTGCTAAGAAAGCAGTTATTGAAGGTGTGTTTGATATGAATGATCATATTGGTCTCATCTTGGATAAACTCAATATAGAAGCTGATGATGATTTAATTATTACAAAAGAAATAATGGATAATGGACGTTCAACAATTAAAATCAATTATCGTACTGTTACAAACAGTGCTTTAAAGCAGATTGCGCCCTGCTTATTAGATATTCATTCTCAATATCAGACGCAGGAAATCTTTAATGTAAAAAATCATTTAAAGATATTGCAGTCATTTATGAATCATCAGGATGATGCACTTTTGTCTGAATATCAAAAACATTACTTTGAATATAAGAAAATATCACAGAAAATCAAGAAACTTGAACAGGAAGATTTAAGTGATGAAAGAATAGAATATTATCAGAAGCAATATGATGAATTAAAAGATTTTGAGTACACAGATGAAATCATTGATAGTCTTGAAGATGAACTCACGATGATGAAGAATTATGAATCTATGCATGGCTATATGACTGCTTTTAATGAAGCCATGTCAGAGCGTCAGGGTGCATTAAGTCGAATTAATGATGCATTAAGTGCTCTTGGTCATATGAGTGATAATGAAACATTTTCTTCATTATACGATGAATTCTATAATGAATATTATAGTATGCAGGATATTGTAGATCGTATTGAAACAGCATTTGATTCAATTGATTTTGATGAGTATCGCTTTAATGAATTACAGGAAGAACTATTCACAATTCATCGTCTACAAAGAAAATATGGCTATTCATGTGATGATATCTATCAGGCTCAGACAGATTTAAAAGAAAAGCTAGATGCCTCACTTAATCGTGAAGATGTTCTTGCAGATTTGAATAATCAGAAAGAGCATGCTTATCAGGACGCTTATATGATTGCGGAAAAGCTGACTGCATTAAGAAATGAACAGGGAATTATATTTGTTGATGCATTAGAAAAAGAATTACAGGATCTGTATTTACCAAATGCAAAGTTAAAGGTGGATATTCAAGAATGCGACCTTAATGATGTGGGAAAAGACGATATTACATTTGTGGTTTCTATGAATAAAGGACAGGTATTTACGCCATTAAATGAAACTGCAAGTGGTGGTGAAATATCTCGTTTAATGCTTGCAATTAAGACAATTACAATGTCTAAGACAGATATCAATACTCTTGTATTTGATGAAATTGATACTGGAGTAAGCGGTAAAGTTGCGGATGCGATTGGTCAGAAAATGCATTCTATAGCCTTAAACAATCAGGTATTATGTATCACTCATTTACCACAGGTGGCTATTCATGCTGATTATCATTATGCAATCAAGAAACAAACACAGGATGAAGAGACTTATTCATCACTTGCAGTATTAAATGAAGATGAAAGAATAGAAGAAATTGCAAAGATGCTTTCAGGAGATGTGATTACTCCAGAAGCAATTGAAAATGCTAAAAGGCTATTACAAGGATGA
- a CDS encoding DNA polymerase IV: protein MRIIFHIDMNAFYANCEISQHPELRGKPIVICHNSKRSVVSTASYEARQFGISSAMPLFMAKEKCSDLIVVEPHFNLYHELSQKFFDIVYTYSKKVEIASIDECYVDMSDYFTVTHAQPYVVAKEIQDRILSTLSLPCSIGISPNKFLSKMASDMKKPLGITIITQKNLKEVLWPVKVGDMYGIGKKTAPKLEEAGIKTIGDIANYDNYQTIRQFLGKNTLIYYNRANGRDLSPVIYEDTDMKSIGHSTTFESDISDEDSLKEEFKKVCLTVSERVSKHDMYSNCIVITLKYTRFHSVTRQMLVQDYINDYEKIYSYVMMLFTKHYTHEPLRLIGVTLNNVKRKDSIIQQMNIFDTKNNKTDPIDSLIENINKMTSAHLIKAKDYRPDSKRHDGNS, encoded by the coding sequence ATGCGTATTATATTTCATATTGATATGAATGCTTTTTATGCCAATTGTGAAATTTCACAGCATCCAGAATTAAGAGGAAAGCCTATTGTCATATGTCATAATTCTAAAAGAAGTGTTGTATCTACTGCTTCTTATGAAGCAAGACAATTTGGTATTAGTTCTGCGATGCCTTTATTTATGGCTAAAGAGAAATGTTCTGATTTAATTGTGGTAGAACCGCATTTTAATCTTTATCATGAACTATCTCAGAAATTTTTTGATATTGTTTATACTTACAGTAAAAAAGTCGAGATAGCGAGTATTGATGAATGCTATGTAGATATGAGTGATTATTTTACAGTGACGCATGCACAGCCTTATGTTGTCGCCAAGGAAATTCAGGATAGGATTTTATCTACCTTATCTCTTCCTTGCTCTATTGGTATTTCTCCTAATAAGTTTCTTTCTAAAATGGCTTCTGATATGAAGAAACCTTTAGGAATTACTATTATCACCCAAAAGAATCTTAAAGAAGTTCTTTGGCCTGTTAAAGTAGGGGATATGTATGGCATTGGAAAAAAGACAGCACCCAAACTAGAAGAAGCAGGAATCAAGACAATTGGAGATATTGCCAATTACGATAATTATCAGACTATAAGACAATTTTTAGGAAAGAATACATTAATTTATTACAATCGTGCAAATGGCAGGGATCTTTCACCTGTTATTTATGAAGATACTGATATGAAATCAATTGGGCACTCTACAACTTTTGAGAGTGATATAAGTGATGAAGACAGTTTAAAAGAAGAATTTAAAAAAGTATGTTTAACGGTTTCTGAGCGTGTTTCAAAGCATGATATGTATTCTAATTGTATTGTAATCACATTAAAATACACGCGTTTTCACAGTGTGACAAGACAGATGCTGGTACAGGATTATATTAATGATTATGAAAAGATATATAGTTATGTCATGATGCTTTTTACTAAGCATTACACTCATGAACCATTAAGACTCATCGGTGTAACATTGAATAATGTGAAAAGAAAAGATTCTATTATTCAGCAGATGAATATATTTGATACAAAGAATAATAAGACAGATCCTATTGATAGTCTTATTGAAAATATTAATAAAATGACAAGTGCACATCTAATCAAGGCCAAAGACTATCGTCCAGATAGTAAGCGTCATGATGGAAACAGTTAA
- a CDS encoding TlyA family RNA methyltransferase produces MKKERIDILCVQQGLFESRNQAQRAIMAGIVRDENDYIDKPGTKIPVDTKLFVKGEKLRYVSRGGLKLEKAIDLYHLDLTDVIMIDIGSSTGGFTDCALQHGAQKVYAVDVGTNQLVWKLRNDERVEVMEQYNFRYAQLEDFKYGMPTFASIDVSFISLRHMFNALKNVIAPDGVIVSLIKPQFEAGKDDVGKHGIVKDSKVHKRVIKEVIGYANDNGFSLKGLTFSPITGGEGNIEFLGYFVNDHQENSDYCIDDVVTEAHKHFNESR; encoded by the coding sequence ATGAAAAAAGAAAGAATTGATATTTTATGTGTCCAGCAGGGCTTATTTGAGTCTAGAAATCAGGCACAAAGAGCTATTATGGCAGGCATTGTAAGAGATGAAAATGATTATATTGATAAACCAGGAACAAAGATTCCGGTTGATACAAAACTTTTTGTTAAGGGTGAAAAGTTAAGATATGTATCTCGTGGTGGTTTAAAGCTTGAAAAAGCCATTGATCTTTATCATTTAGATCTTACAGATGTCATTATGATTGATATTGGATCTTCTACGGGCGGTTTTACAGATTGTGCCTTACAGCATGGTGCTCAAAAGGTTTATGCAGTTGATGTAGGAACGAATCAGTTAGTATGGAAACTTCGTAATGATGAACGTGTAGAAGTAATGGAGCAGTATAATTTCCGTTATGCACAGTTAGAAGATTTCAAATATGGTATGCCTACATTTGCCTCTATTGATGTTTCTTTTATTTCTTTAAGACATATGTTCAATGCATTAAAGAACGTCATTGCACCCGATGGTGTGATTGTTTCTTTAATCAAGCCTCAGTTTGAAGCGGGAAAAGATGATGTTGGAAAACATGGTATTGTAAAGGATTCCAAGGTCCATAAAAGAGTCATTAAAGAAGTTATCGGCTATGCAAATGATAATGGTTTTTCTTTAAAAGGATTGACATTCTCTCCAATAACTGGAGGGGAAGGTAATATTGAATTCCTTGGCTATTTTGTGAACGACCATCAAGAAAATAGCGATTATTGTATTGATGATGTTGTCACAGAAGCACATAAACACTTTAATGAAAGCAGGTGA
- the purF gene encoding amidophosphoribosyltransferase, with protein MIKNHDELHEECGVVAIWGDDNAAQLTYYGLHSLQHRGQEAAGIVVRNNKKKLNIHKGEGLVSEVFDKEKIKKLSGNAAIGHVRYSTAGGGGIMNVQPFLFRTLDGMMGIAHNGNIVNANSLKKELEENGSIFNSTSDTEVLGHLIKRETGRFVDRICKSLEKIDGAFAFVILVEDALYVARDRYGLRPLSMGRLPSGGYMFSSETCALDIAGAEFVRDVEPGEIIRVKDGIIKSKKYTETLPICNKLCAMEYIYFSRPDSNLDGINVHTARKTCGKTLFEEAPVEADLVIGVPDSSISAAIGYSEASGIPYEMGLIKNKYVGRTFIQPTQEMRERGVRMKLSAVSSIVKGKRVIMIDDSIVRGTTSKRIVKLLKEAGATEVHVRIASPAIKFPCFYGVDISTLEELISHRMNVEELCQFIEADSLAFISMEGLKKSVKHDMDGNCDLCMSCFSGNYITKLYDSIDRANKDEK; from the coding sequence ATGATCAAGAATCATGATGAATTACATGAAGAGTGTGGAGTGGTTGCTATATGGGGAGATGACAATGCTGCTCAATTAACATATTATGGTCTACATTCTTTACAACATCGTGGACAGGAGGCTGCAGGTATTGTTGTCCGCAATAACAAAAAAAAGCTAAACATCCATAAGGGTGAAGGCTTAGTAAGTGAAGTATTCGATAAAGAAAAGATAAAAAAATTATCTGGTAATGCAGCTATTGGACATGTCCGCTATTCAACTGCAGGTGGGGGAGGAATCATGAATGTTCAGCCATTCTTATTCCGTACTCTCGATGGTATGATGGGTATTGCCCATAATGGTAATATTGTAAATGCTAACTCATTAAAGAAGGAACTTGAAGAAAACGGATCAATCTTTAATTCAACAAGTGATACAGAGGTTCTTGGTCATTTAATTAAGAGAGAAACAGGACGTTTTGTAGATCGTATCTGTAAATCATTAGAAAAAATTGATGGAGCATTCGCATTTGTTATTCTTGTAGAGGATGCTCTATATGTTGCAAGAGATAGATATGGTTTAAGACCATTATCTATGGGTAGACTTCCAAGTGGAGGTTATATGTTCTCATCTGAAACATGTGCTTTAGATATTGCTGGAGCAGAGTTTGTAAGAGATGTAGAACCAGGTGAAATTATCCGTGTTAAAGATGGTATTATTAAATCTAAGAAGTATACTGAAACTTTACCTATCTGCAATAAGCTATGTGCAATGGAATATATTTACTTCTCTAGACCTGATAGTAATCTAGATGGTATTAATGTTCATACAGCACGTAAGACTTGTGGTAAGACTTTATTTGAAGAAGCACCCGTTGAAGCAGATTTAGTAATTGGTGTACCTGATAGTTCTATTTCAGCTGCTATTGGTTACTCTGAAGCATCTGGTATTCCTTATGAAATGGGGCTCATCAAGAATAAATATGTAGGTAGAACATTTATTCAGCCAACACAGGAAATGCGTGAACGTGGTGTAAGAATGAAGCTTTCAGCTGTTTCTTCAATCGTTAAAGGTAAGAGAGTTATCATGATTGATGACTCAATCGTAAGAGGTACAACTTCTAAGCGTATTGTAAAATTATTAAAAGAAGCAGGAGCTACAGAAGTGCATGTAAGAATTGCTTCTCCAGCTATTAAGTTCCCATGTTTCTACGGTGTAGATATTTCTACTTTGGAAGAATTAATCTCACATCGTATGAATGTAGAAGAACTATGTCAATTCATTGAAGCTGATTCTTTAGCATTTATTTCAATGGAAGGATTAAAGAAATCTGTTAAGCATGATATGGATGGAAACTGTGATTTATGCATGTCTTGCTTTAGTGGTAATTATATCACTAAGCTTTATGATTCTATTGATCGTGCTAATAAAGACGAAAAATAA
- the dxs gene encoding 1-deoxy-D-xylulose-5-phosphate synthase translates to MEIKKIENPRFLKQLNIDELNQLSQDIRDFLIENISKTGGHFSSNLGIVELTVALHYVFDSPKDKFLFDVGHQAYVHKILTGRAPMFNKLKKYGGMCGFQNRHESIYDPWEAGHSSTSISGATGLAIARDLKKENFEVISIIGDAALMSGESLEALNFLGGIDTKVIVILNDNNMSISRNVGGLSNFLSDVRMSYKYNQAKSNYTEILSQTAFGQKIFDVTKRVKDKVKRKILLDTPFSQFDLDYIGPVDGHNIEELIRALETVKNLDHSVVLHVLTKKGKGYEPAEKDRSGVYHSVGAFDIVKGIQPVLDKEKHSWSQAVSDHVEYLMNKHDDICVITPAMITGSCLQKIFKNYPDRSFDVGIAEEHAMTLAAGLSQGKEFPFLSVYSSFFQRAYDQLNHDIARMNLPCLIGIDRAGLVGGDGATHHGVFDIGLIAPIPGVIIMSPKDEEEAQKMINTAYQNKDHPYVIRYSKNKVIDTHQHTDETIKVGQWEIIKEMEDAAINVVTYGDNVLAVLKMAETDHLPINIINARFIKPIDKDMLERMSDKPIIVYETDLMNGSLGSIMSLYYEKNHVNVDMSFIGIDDHYVTFGDNESLYKQEHISLNDLKNKIEEIEHEKRKN, encoded by the coding sequence ATGGAAATTAAAAAGATTGAGAATCCTCGATTCTTGAAACAATTGAATATTGACGAACTAAATCAGTTATCACAGGATATAAGGGATTTTCTAATCGAAAATATTTCTAAAACGGGAGGTCACTTTTCCAGTAATTTAGGTATAGTAGAACTTACTGTTGCCCTTCATTATGTATTTGATTCGCCAAAGGATAAATTCCTTTTTGATGTGGGACATCAGGCTTATGTTCATAAAATCTTGACTGGTCGTGCACCTATGTTTAATAAACTAAAGAAATATGGTGGAATGTGTGGCTTCCAGAATCGTCATGAAAGCATTTATGATCCTTGGGAAGCAGGACATTCTTCTACTTCTATATCTGGTGCGACAGGTTTAGCTATTGCGCGTGATCTTAAAAAAGAAAACTTTGAAGTAATTAGTATTATTGGAGATGCTGCATTAATGAGTGGTGAATCTCTAGAAGCCTTGAATTTTCTTGGTGGAATTGATACTAAGGTCATTGTTATATTGAACGATAACAATATGTCTATTTCTCGCAATGTAGGAGGTTTATCAAACTTCTTATCCGATGTAAGAATGTCATATAAGTATAATCAGGCAAAAAGTAATTATACTGAAATACTTTCACAAACTGCTTTTGGGCAGAAAATATTTGATGTGACAAAGCGAGTAAAAGATAAAGTAAAAAGAAAAATCTTACTGGATACACCATTTTCTCAGTTTGATTTAGATTATATAGGTCCTGTTGATGGGCATAATATAGAAGAGTTGATACGTGCTTTAGAAACAGTAAAGAACTTAGATCATAGTGTTGTCCTCCATGTTCTAACAAAGAAGGGAAAAGGCTATGAGCCTGCAGAAAAGGATCGCTCAGGTGTTTATCACAGTGTTGGAGCTTTTGATATAGTTAAAGGTATTCAGCCTGTATTAGATAAAGAAAAACATTCATGGAGTCAAGCGGTGAGTGATCATGTAGAATACTTGATGAATAAGCATGATGATATATGTGTAATTACTCCAGCCATGATTACAGGCAGCTGTTTACAGAAAATCTTTAAAAATTATCCAGATCGTTCATTCGATGTTGGTATTGCGGAAGAACATGCAATGACTCTTGCAGCAGGTCTTTCTCAGGGAAAAGAATTCCCATTCTTAAGTGTTTATTCTTCTTTTTTTCAGCGTGCATATGATCAGCTTAATCATGATATTGCTAGAATGAATCTTCCATGTCTTATTGGTATTGATCGTGCAGGCTTAGTAGGTGGAGATGGTGCAACACATCATGGTGTTTTTGATATTGGTCTTATTGCACCTATTCCAGGTGTTATTATTATGTCACCTAAAGATGAAGAAGAAGCACAAAAAATGATTAATACAGCATATCAGAATAAAGATCATCCATATGTGATACGTTATTCAAAAAACAAAGTTATCGATACACATCAACATACTGATGAGACTATAAAAGTAGGTCAATGGGAAATTATTAAAGAAATGGAAGATGCGGCTATAAATGTTGTTACTTATGGTGATAATGTACTAGCTGTTTTAAAGATGGCTGAGACGGATCATCTTCCTATTAATATTATTAATGCAAGATTCATCAAACCAATAGATAAAGATATGTTGGAAAGAATGAGTGATAAACCAATTATTGTTTATGAAACTGATCTTATGAATGGTTCTTTAGGCAGTATTATGAGTTTATATTATGAAAAAAATCATGTTAATGTTGATATGTCATTTATTGGTATTGATGATCATTATGTCACTTTTGGAGATAACGAGTCCTTATATAAACAGGAACATATTTCGTTGAATGATTTGAAAAATAAAATTGAGGAAATAGAACATGAAAAAAGAAAGAATTGA
- a CDS encoding phosphopentomutase, whose translation MSKELYKRIFVIVCDSMGIGNAEDAALFGDEGANTIGHICEAKNGLNIINMEGLGLGNLGDFKGIHPISHPLGTTATLKEVSNGKDTMTGHWEMMGLKVTQPFKTFTDTGFPEEFIKIFEEKTGRKCLGNYAESGTKILDDLGEKQLETGDWIVYTSADSVFQIAANEEIIPLEELYDACHIARELLMDERWKVGRVIARPFVGRKKGEFKRTPNRHDYALKPFGKTVLNSLKDAGLDVVGVGKIPDIFVNEGITEGIHTVSNKDGMEKTIELAEKEHHGLIFVNLVDFDAVYGHRRNAIGYGDAIEEFDAQLSDLMAAVNDDDLIMITADHGNDPTWKGTDHTREHVPLLIYSKSLHNPKNLGLLESYAVIGATIADNFNVENPGIGKSLLKELERDA comes from the coding sequence ATGAGTAAGGAATTGTACAAAAGAATATTTGTGATTGTATGTGATTCAATGGGTATTGGAAATGCTGAAGATGCTGCTTTATTCGGTGATGAAGGCGCTAATACAATTGGTCATATTTGTGAAGCAAAAAACGGTCTGAATATTATTAATATGGAAGGATTAGGTTTAGGTAACTTAGGTGATTTTAAAGGTATTCATCCAATTTCTCATCCTCTAGGTACAACTGCTACACTAAAGGAAGTATCTAACGGTAAGGATACGATGACAGGACATTGGGAAATGATGGGTCTTAAAGTCACTCAGCCTTTTAAAACATTTACAGATACTGGCTTCCCAGAAGAGTTTATCAAAATTTTTGAAGAAAAGACAGGCAGAAAATGCTTAGGAAACTATGCTGAAAGTGGTACTAAAATTTTAGATGATCTTGGAGAAAAGCAGTTAGAAACAGGAGACTGGATTGTTTATACATCAGCTGATTCTGTATTCCAGATTGCAGCCAATGAAGAAATTATTCCATTAGAAGAATTATACGATGCTTGTCATATTGCAAGAGAACTACTCATGGATGAAAGATGGAAAGTTGGACGTGTTATAGCAAGACCTTTTGTTGGACGTAAAAAAGGTGAATTTAAACGTACACCTAATAGACATGACTATGCATTAAAGCCATTTGGAAAAACAGTACTTAATAGTTTAAAGGATGCAGGACTTGATGTTGTAGGTGTTGGTAAGATTCCTGATATCTTCGTAAATGAAGGTATTACTGAAGGCATTCATACAGTATCTAATAAAGACGGTATGGAAAAAACAATTGAACTTGCAGAAAAAGAACATCATGGACTTATCTTTGTGAATCTTGTAGACTTTGATGCCGTTTATGGACATCGTAGAAATGCGATTGGCTATGGAGATGCTATTGAAGAATTCGATGCGCAATTATCTGATTTAATGGCTGCAGTCAATGATGATGATTTAATCATGATTACAGCAGATCATGGTAATGATCCTACATGGAAAGGAACTGATCATACAAGAGAACATGTTCCACTACTTATTTACAGCAAGTCACTTCATAACCCAAAAAATCTTGGATTATTAGAAAGCTATGCTGTGATTGGTGCTACTATTGCTGATAACTTTAATGTAGAAAATCCTGGTATTGGAAAATCTTTACTAAAAGAACTTGAAAGGGATGCTTAA
- a CDS encoding tyrosine-type recombinase/integrase → MQEYDLKDFKSYLLFERGLSENTVQGYIRDIKAFYEYIDYDIKKFDLSHIDAYFCELKDDGYKVTSIRRKIVSLRQYNEFLSRTRGMQDIMTQYDLPKTDKKLPKVLSLEEIIKVIKSIDDSNPAGKRNKAMMLLLINTGMRISELVHLEINDINHSVSNVSVVGKGNKERLIPLDEETCSYVYSYMQNDRSFFNKKNNQWLFMMNDGRRMTRENFYNILQKLVIGAGVRDHFTPHMLRHTFATTLLENHCDLRSIQVMLGHQDISTTTIYTHVTHRQILDDYNKYHPGNARRKKDE, encoded by the coding sequence GTGCAAGAATATGATTTAAAAGATTTTAAAAGCTATTTATTATTTGAGAGAGGCTTGAGTGAGAATACTGTACAGGGCTATATAAGGGATATAAAAGCTTTTTATGAATATATTGATTATGATATAAAAAAGTTTGATTTGTCTCATATAGACGCTTATTTCTGTGAATTAAAGGATGATGGATATAAGGTTACTTCTATAAGAAGAAAAATCGTTTCTTTAAGGCAGTACAATGAGTTTTTATCTAGGACAAGAGGTATGCAGGATATCATGACGCAATATGATCTGCCAAAAACAGATAAAAAACTTCCTAAGGTATTAAGTCTAGAAGAAATCATCAAAGTTATTAAGAGTATCGATGATAGTAATCCAGCAGGCAAAAGAAATAAGGCAATGATGCTTCTTCTTATTAATACAGGTATGAGAATAAGCGAACTAGTGCATCTGGAAATTAATGATATCAATCACTCTGTTTCTAATGTTAGTGTCGTAGGAAAAGGGAACAAAGAACGATTAATTCCATTAGATGAAGAAACATGTTCTTATGTCTATAGCTATATGCAAAATGACCGTTCTTTCTTTAATAAAAAGAATAATCAGTGGCTTTTTATGATGAATGATGGTCGTCGTATGACAAGAGAAAATTTCTATAACATTCTCCAAAAACTTGTAATAGGAGCAGGGGTGAGAGATCATTTTACACCACATATGTTGAGACATACATTTGCGACTACTTTGTTGGAAAATCATTGTGATTTAAGATCTATCCAGGTAATGCTTGGACATCAGGATATTTCTACAACAACAATATATACACATGTTACACATAGGCAGATACTGGATGACTATAATAAATATCATCCAGGCAATGCAAGGAGGAAAAAAGATGAGTAA
- a CDS encoding FxLYD domain-containing protein gives MKKILRGVLSLLLVLSMCACTSKSNLSVDDAFYEDLKQGLINRWKLSDLNDDDYTTEDFNGYVKAELDCISKYKNKKFKNKNIEKYAKEYIETLYDTKNNTKYIDSNYDKWESEYINVIYDDRCEALVHLNEIKKIEFDKKSQNKNFNELLDDGNDSLAIRDFMDKADFKKEPDEYEGETYHTYSMIMENTTDLSFDYFYFNLNLEDENGVVLETQSAYTDNWDTGTKHKFEFSTDCNFAKITVHDVSYDY, from the coding sequence ATGAAAAAAATATTAAGAGGGGTTTTATCGCTATTATTAGTTTTATCTATGTGCGCTTGTACAAGTAAAAGCAATCTATCAGTAGATGATGCATTTTATGAAGACTTAAAACAAGGATTAATCAATCGATGGAAATTATCAGACTTAAATGATGATGACTACACTACCGAAGATTTCAATGGTTATGTAAAAGCTGAATTAGATTGTATTAGTAAATACAAAAATAAGAAATTTAAAAATAAAAATATTGAAAAGTATGCTAAAGAATATATAGAAACTTTGTATGACACAAAAAACAATACAAAATATATAGATTCTAACTACGATAAGTGGGAATCAGAATATATTAATGTTATTTATGATGATAGATGTGAAGCATTAGTTCATCTAAATGAAATAAAAAAAATAGAGTTTGATAAAAAATCTCAAAATAAGAATTTTAATGAACTGTTAGATGATGGAAATGACTCTTTAGCCATAAGAGACTTTATGGATAAAGCTGATTTTAAGAAAGAACCAGATGAGTATGAAGGTGAAACTTATCATACATATTCTATGATCATGGAAAATACCACAGATTTATCATTTGATTATTTTTATTTTAACCTTAATTTAGAAGATGAAAATGGCGTGGTTCTAGAAACACAAAGTGCATATACAGATAATTGGGATACAGGCACTAAGCATAAGTTTGAATTTTCTACAGATTGTAACTTTGCGAAAATCACAGTTCATGATGTATCATATGATTACTAA
- a CDS encoding DUF6465 family protein: protein MKKTTTAATKKTTTQTAAEAKKETTAKKTTTVKAAEPKKTTVKKTTAKASGPKKATVKKTTAVKKETAPKKTTKAKTTYKPVKMNIQVQYNYHDVSLTEIEDMVVNHLVDAGYKKTSILTLDIYYKAETSEVFYIAKTKDKETIKNEEPLYI from the coding sequence ATGAAAAAAACTACAACTGCAGCAACTAAGAAAACAACTACTCAGACTGCTGCTGAAGCGAAGAAAGAAACTACAGCTAAAAAGACTACTACAGTGAAAGCTGCTGAACCTAAAAAAACTACAGTTAAAAAGACTACAGCAAAGGCATCTGGGCCTAAAAAAGCCACAGTTAAGAAAACAACTGCAGTAAAAAAAGAGACAGCGCCAAAGAAAACTACTAAGGCTAAAACTACTTATAAGCCTGTCAAAATGAATATTCAGGTGCAATATAACTACCACGATGTATCTTTAACTGAGATTGAGGATATGGTTGTAAACCATCTTGTAGACGCTGGTTATAAAAAGACTTCTATTTTAACTTTGGATATCTATTATAAAGCTGAAACAAGTGAAGTGTTCTATATCGCAAAGACCAAAGATAAGGAAACTATCAAAAACGAAGAACCTTTATATATTTAA